A DNA window from Candidatus Protochlamydia naegleriophila contains the following coding sequences:
- a CDS encoding F-box/LRR-repeat protein, producing MNAHSLAAYHEANHIPVPLTFPPIQTESRVKYIDFLARFIRQVFHYAPYFPNEEKQFMSAFSGEGNNLRVVKTGHQLSKEQASLFKAMKSLFAYHVIQKEQLEISSYLSFPLTRLKDLNEKTSNASSVACPLQNNVCLLPDDIWTLIFGYACTSWQDIGHLSLTCRSFYEIAASDRFLKLFFEKNPQAFDEIKHAPLSLKIMDSAQFNPSHLLPRQTSLSDQELLFLASHGENLETLALQGGGFTVRGLAHLLQKCPLLKTLEFHHLASSHFDDYLTVVALYAPQLEHLKIIDCPLTDHALIAFSICKHRLRSFECWDTSGEGALTDCGFSTFISESQHLEVVKLTGFPHVSQFPLLLLEAYTAEGTKKKSEAIKELTFAYCGLCDVGLFEAIVGSFPNLESLEIALSPANYSIDDSKVAFIAIAQACLNLRRVKLSDCTYLDSLTIEKFLSHRPTIEHLELYRSNPSTPSFFSAVAKLPSLKTFQFEPSRQSKSPFTWQPGTFKHLETLGLNLCQIEEHHLVDALKTTQPKLKHLRLFNCGQYTNQLLETLATHCPELVLLEIEQASPAKHSSMLNDAGIQALSTGCQKLETLNLKSPSPSWQFSDDSLAALSNCQRLAHLTLSHFKTSLSECSFNTINLFNKRCINITHLGFPFSDLMDESLIPLFTKNAHQLQSIDLKQVTGKIDLLKDLVLNSPNLQVLEIDHEHMRKKYIQKLKTLSQLTIIYTRQLSTKTSNPSLPSSPTLFSTWTKAARK from the coding sequence ATGAATGCCCATTCTTTAGCGGCTTATCATGAAGCAAATCACATTCCCGTTCCACTCACGTTTCCACCCATACAGACCGAGTCTCGCGTTAAGTACATTGACTTTTTGGCTCGTTTTATCCGGCAAGTCTTTCATTATGCCCCTTATTTTCCCAATGAGGAAAAACAGTTTATGAGCGCTTTCTCTGGAGAGGGGAATAATTTAAGAGTCGTCAAAACAGGACATCAATTATCCAAGGAACAGGCAAGCTTATTTAAAGCCATGAAGTCCTTATTCGCGTATCACGTCATTCAAAAAGAACAATTAGAGATCTCTTCCTATCTCTCTTTTCCCCTCACTCGCTTAAAGGATTTGAATGAAAAGACGAGCAACGCTAGTAGTGTCGCTTGTCCATTACAGAATAACGTATGCCTGCTTCCCGATGATATCTGGACGCTTATTTTTGGCTACGCCTGTACAAGTTGGCAAGACATTGGTCATCTTAGCCTCACTTGCCGCTCTTTCTATGAGATTGCAGCAAGTGATCGTTTTCTGAAGCTATTTTTTGAAAAGAATCCACAAGCCTTTGATGAGATTAAGCACGCTCCGCTGAGCTTAAAAATCATGGACTCTGCACAGTTTAATCCCTCTCATCTGCTGCCAAGGCAAACGAGTCTAAGCGATCAAGAACTTCTTTTCCTTGCAAGCCATGGAGAAAACCTCGAGACTCTCGCTTTGCAAGGAGGAGGCTTTACAGTGCGAGGGCTCGCCCATCTCTTGCAAAAATGCCCTCTTTTAAAAACACTCGAATTCCATCACCTGGCCTCTTCGCATTTCGATGATTACCTCACGGTCGTTGCCCTGTATGCACCCCAACTCGAACACCTTAAAATCATCGATTGCCCATTGACCGATCACGCTTTAATCGCTTTTTCTATCTGCAAACACCGTTTGCGCTCTTTCGAGTGTTGGGATACTTCCGGAGAAGGGGCCCTTACCGACTGCGGCTTTTCTACTTTTATCAGCGAATCGCAACACTTAGAAGTCGTGAAGCTGACCGGATTCCCTCACGTCTCGCAGTTTCCCCTCCTGCTTCTAGAAGCCTACACAGCGGAGGGTACAAAAAAGAAGAGTGAAGCCATCAAGGAATTGACCTTTGCCTATTGCGGTCTCTGCGATGTGGGCCTGTTTGAAGCCATCGTTGGAAGCTTTCCCAATTTAGAGTCCTTGGAAATTGCCTTGTCACCTGCTAATTACTCAATAGATGACTCAAAAGTGGCGTTCATCGCCATCGCTCAAGCCTGCCTGAATTTGCGCCGTGTTAAACTGAGCGATTGCACCTATTTGGACTCTCTGACAATTGAGAAATTTTTGAGCCATAGACCAACAATTGAACATCTTGAACTGTATCGCAGCAACCCTAGCACACCCTCGTTCTTCTCTGCCGTTGCAAAACTTCCCTCATTAAAGACCTTTCAATTCGAACCGAGTAGGCAATCTAAAAGCCCATTTACATGGCAGCCAGGCACGTTTAAGCATTTAGAAACGCTCGGCTTGAATCTCTGCCAGATCGAAGAACACCATCTTGTGGACGCTTTGAAAACAACCCAACCTAAACTCAAGCACTTGAGGCTATTCAATTGCGGGCAGTACACCAATCAGTTGCTCGAAACGTTGGCTACCCATTGCCCAGAACTCGTTCTCTTGGAGATCGAACAGGCCTCACCCGCAAAACACTCTTCAATGCTCAATGATGCAGGCATTCAGGCCTTAAGCACAGGTTGCCAAAAGCTTGAAACGCTCAACTTGAAATCGCCCTCTCCTTCTTGGCAATTCAGCGATGACTCTTTGGCTGCCTTATCAAACTGTCAAAGGCTTGCTCACTTGACTCTTAGCCATTTCAAAACGAGCCTTTCGGAATGCTCTTTCAATACAATCAATCTATTCAACAAGCGCTGCATCAACATAACCCATTTGGGATTCCCTTTCAGCGACTTAATGGATGAGTCACTTATTCCCCTTTTTACAAAGAATGCGCATCAACTGCAGTCAATCGATCTCAAGCAAGTCACCGGAAAAATCGACCTGCTCAAAGACCTCGTTCTCAACAGCCCGAATCTCCAAGTCTTGGAAATCGATCATGAGCATATGAGAAAAAAATACATCCAAAAACTTAAAACACTTTCTCAATTAACCATCATCTACACGAGGCAGCTTTCCACAAAAACATCCAATCCCTCTTTGCCAAGCTCGCCCACTCTGTTCAGTACTTGGACAAAGGCAGCTCGCAAGTAG